The following are encoded together in the Archocentrus centrarchus isolate MPI-CPG fArcCen1 chromosome 23, fArcCen1, whole genome shotgun sequence genome:
- the scyl2 gene encoding SCY1-like protein 2 isoform X2 produces the protein MESMLNKLKSTVTKVTADVTSAVMGNPVTREFEVGRHIASGGPGLSWRIYNGTKKSTKQEVAVFVFDKKMIDKYQKFEKDQIIDSLKKGVQQLTRLRHPRLLTVQHPLEESRDCLAFCTEPVFASLSNVLGQWDNLPSPVPNDIKEYKLYDVETKYGLLQISEGLSFLHSGVKMVHGNLCPENIILNKSGAWKIMGFDFSISSNNPSDSEPKYTCKEWEPNLPPLCLPNPEYLAPEYILSVSCDSASDMYSLGVVMHAVFNEGKPVFQVNKHDIFKSFSRQLDQLSSMSPALLSKIPEEVREHVKMLLSVTPNVRPDADQMTKIPFFDDVGAVTLQYFDSLFQRDNLQKSQFYKGLPKVLPKLPKRVVVYRILPALTSEFVNPDMVPFVLPNVLLIAEECTKEEYVRLILPDLTPVFKQQEPIQILLIFLQKMDLLLTKTPPDDIKNSVLPMVYRALEAPSVQIQELCLNIIPTFANLIDYPSMKNSLIPRIKSACLQTSSLAVRVNSLVCLGKILEYLDKWFVIDEILPFLQQIPSREPAVLMGILGIYKCTFSHKKLGIPKEHLATKSLPHLVSLSIDNNLNLNQFNSFMVVIREMLSRMETEHKTKLEQLHIMQEQQRSMTISNPVNQAEESKSPPSSGNQIDDIFGGTGVNGKENGSAAAAAISQPNRVSLTLEEKQRLAKEQEQAAKLRNQQPLAPQAIKPATATSNSQTKDLTSSLLNNMTSLNSLSLANTVRPPPVQGSTVSAFPSSGPVVSSMGAPVSNGFNSTMGFQTGGMAMGMRPAGPSLYGGMATTTSTPNFGSLTQNQGTSGQTNKPTDMSALDSLFTPNKPKVTLNQMGPKAPPGTSSPWLSQFNSAQNAQTQMQGVSVGMGGVPGGFGMQANPFFSPQNFSQPAAAAASSMNPSGIKHSASVNNDLKDLFG, from the exons ATGGAGTCCATGCTGAACAAACTGAAAAGCACTGTCACTAAGGTGACAGCAGATGTCACCAGCGCCGTCATGGGTAACCCAGTGACACGGGAGTTTGAGGTCGGACGACACATTGCAAGTGGAGGTCCCGGCTTGAGCTGGAGGATCTATAATGGCACCAAGAAGTCTAccaaacag GAAgtagcagtttttgtttttgacaagaAAATGATTGATAAGTATCAGAAATTTGAAAAGGACCAAATTATCGATTCACTGAAAAAAGGGGTGCAACAGCTGACCAGACTGCGTCACCCCCGTCTCCTGACTGTTCAGCATCCCTTGGAAGAGTCACG AGACTGCTTGGCATTCTGTACAGAGCCAGTGTTTGCCAGTCTGTCCAATGTGCTTGGCCAGTGGGACAACCTGCCAAGCCCTGTGCCCAACGACATCAAGGAGTACAAACTCTATGATGTGGAAACCAAGTATGGCTTGCTACAG ATCTCGGAGGGGTTGTCCTTTCTCCACAGCGGAGTGAAAATGGTTCATGGAAATCTGTGTCCAGAGAACATCATCCTCAACAAGAGCGGCGCGTGGAAGATAATGGGTTTTGACTTCAGCATCTCCTCTAACAACCCTTCAGATTCTGAG CCCAAGTACACATGTAAAGAGTGGGAGCCCAACCTTCCTCCACTCTGCCTCCCCAACCCAGAGTACCTGGCCCCTGAGTATATACTGTCAGTTAGCTGTGACTCTGCCTCTGACATGTACTCTCTGGGCGTTGTCATGCATGCTGTCTTCAATGAGGGGAAGCCTGTTTTCCAAGTCAACAAGCATGACATTTTTAAGAGTTTCAGCAGGCAGCTGGACCAG CTGAGCAGCATGAGTCCAGCGCTGCTGAGCAAGATCCCAGAGGAGGTGCGGGAGCACGTCAAAATGCTGCTCAGCGTCACACCTAATGTCCGGCCTGATGCCGACCAGATGACTAAG ATTCCTTTTTTTGATGATGTTGGTGCAGTCACTCTGCAGTACTTTGATTCCCTCTTCCAGAGGGACAACCTACAGAAGTCCCAGTTCTACAAAGGCCTCCCTAAAGTCCTGCCTAAACTACCAAAG AGAGTGGTCGTATATCGCATCTTGCCAGCGTTGACCTCTGAATTCGTCAACCCGGACATGGTTCCCTTTGTGCTCCCCAATGTGCTACTGATTGCTGAAGAGTGCACCAAGGAGGAGTACGTTCGCCTCATCTTGCCTGACCTCACGCCTGTTTTCAAGCAGCAAGAGCCCATTCAG ATCCTGCTGATATTCTTGCAAAAGATGGACCTGCTGCTGACTAAAACGCCACCGGATGATATAAAAAACAGTGTCCTGCCCATGGTCTACAGAGCTCTGGAAGCTCCTTCAGTACAGATCCAG GAGCTGTGCCTCAACATCATCCCAACATTTGCAAACCTGATAGACTACCCATCTATGAAGAATTCTCTTATCCCTCGGATCAAATCAGCCTGCCTACAGACTTCCTCACTTGCT gtGCGAGTGAACTCTCTGGTGTGCCTGGGGAAGATTTTGGAATATCTAGACAAGTGGTTTGTCATTGATGAGATCCTGCCCTTCCTGCAACAGATCCCCTCTAGAGAACCAGCAGTACTCATGGGCATTTTAG GGATCTATAAATGTACATTCAGCCACAAGAAGCTTGGTATCCCCAAAGAGCATCTTGCTACCAAGAGTTTGCCCCATCTCGTCTCCCTTAGTATAGACAACAACCTCAATCTGAACCAG tttaACTCTTTCATGGTGGTTATCCGTGAAATGCTGAGCCGCATGGAGACTGAACACAAGACCAAGCTGGAGCAGCTGCACATCATGCAAGAGCAGCAGAG GAGCATGACCATATCAAATCCAGTCAACCAAGCAGAGGAGAGCAAGAGCCCACCTAGTTCTGGCAACCAG atTGATGATATCTTTGGTGGCACAGGGGTTAATGGGAAAGAGAAtggctctgcagcagcagcagcaatctcACAGCCTAACAGA GTATCTCTCACGCTAGAAGAGAAGCAACGATTGGCTAAGGAGCAAGAACAGGCAGCCAAACTGAGGAACCAGCAGCCGTTAGCGCCACAGGCGATCAAACCAGCCACTGCCACTTCTAATTCACAG ACTAAGGATCTGACCAGCAGCCTACTCAACAATATGACATCTCTAAACAGCCTGTCCTTGGCAAACACAGTACGACCACCCCCAGTGCAAGGATCCACTGTGTCTGCATTCCCCTCCTCTGGTCCAGTGGTCAGCTCCATGGGAGCCCCAGTCTCAAATGGCTTCAACTCAACAATGGGCTTCCAGACAGGAGGCATGGCCATGGGCATGCGACCCGCAGGTCCCAGCCTCTATGGTGGAATggccaccaccaccagcacccCAAATTTTGGATCCCTCACACAGAATCAAGGAACAAGTGGACAGACAAATAAACCTACCGATATGTCAGCCTTGGACAGTCTTTTTACACCCAACAAGCCCAAAGTCACCCTAAACCAGATGGGTCCCAAGGCTCCACCTGGAACCAGCAGTCCTTGGCTCAGTCAGTTTAATTCAGCTCAAAACGCTCAGACTCAGATGCAGGGTGTGTCAGTTGGTATGGGCGGGGTGCCCGGTGGGTTTGGGATGCAAGCAAACCCTTTTTTCAGCCCGCAGAACTTTTCtcaacctgctgctgctgctgcctctagCATGAACCCAAGTGGGATAAAACATAGTGCGTCTGTCAACAATGATCTAAAAGATTTATTTGGCTAA
- the scyl2 gene encoding SCY1-like protein 2 isoform X1 gives MESMLNKLKSTVTKVTADVTSAVMGNPVTREFEVGRHIASGGPGLSWRIYNGTKKSTKQEVAVFVFDKKMIDKYQKFEKDQIIDSLKKGVQQLTRLRHPRLLTVQHPLEESRDCLAFCTEPVFASLSNVLGQWDNLPSPVPNDIKEYKLYDVETKYGLLQISEGLSFLHSGVKMVHGNLCPENIILNKSGAWKIMGFDFSISSNNPSDSEPKYTCKEWEPNLPPLCLPNPEYLAPEYILSVSCDSASDMYSLGVVMHAVFNEGKPVFQVNKHDIFKSFSRQLDQLSSMSPALLSKIPEEVREHVKMLLSVTPNVRPDADQMTKIPFFDDVGAVTLQYFDSLFQRDNLQKSQFYKGLPKVLPKLPKRVVVYRILPALTSEFVNPDMVPFVLPNVLLIAEECTKEEYVRLILPDLTPVFKQQEPIQASNMILLIFLQKMDLLLTKTPPDDIKNSVLPMVYRALEAPSVQIQELCLNIIPTFANLIDYPSMKNSLIPRIKSACLQTSSLAVRVNSLVCLGKILEYLDKWFVIDEILPFLQQIPSREPAVLMGILGIYKCTFSHKKLGIPKEHLATKSLPHLVSLSIDNNLNLNQFNSFMVVIREMLSRMETEHKTKLEQLHIMQEQQRSMTISNPVNQAEESKSPPSSGNQIDDIFGGTGVNGKENGSAAAAAISQPNRVSLTLEEKQRLAKEQEQAAKLRNQQPLAPQAIKPATATSNSQTKDLTSSLLNNMTSLNSLSLANTVRPPPVQGSTVSAFPSSGPVVSSMGAPVSNGFNSTMGFQTGGMAMGMRPAGPSLYGGMATTTSTPNFGSLTQNQGTSGQTNKPTDMSALDSLFTPNKPKVTLNQMGPKAPPGTSSPWLSQFNSAQNAQTQMQGVSVGMGGVPGGFGMQANPFFSPQNFSQPAAAAASSMNPSGIKHSASVNNDLKDLFG, from the exons ATGGAGTCCATGCTGAACAAACTGAAAAGCACTGTCACTAAGGTGACAGCAGATGTCACCAGCGCCGTCATGGGTAACCCAGTGACACGGGAGTTTGAGGTCGGACGACACATTGCAAGTGGAGGTCCCGGCTTGAGCTGGAGGATCTATAATGGCACCAAGAAGTCTAccaaacag GAAgtagcagtttttgtttttgacaagaAAATGATTGATAAGTATCAGAAATTTGAAAAGGACCAAATTATCGATTCACTGAAAAAAGGGGTGCAACAGCTGACCAGACTGCGTCACCCCCGTCTCCTGACTGTTCAGCATCCCTTGGAAGAGTCACG AGACTGCTTGGCATTCTGTACAGAGCCAGTGTTTGCCAGTCTGTCCAATGTGCTTGGCCAGTGGGACAACCTGCCAAGCCCTGTGCCCAACGACATCAAGGAGTACAAACTCTATGATGTGGAAACCAAGTATGGCTTGCTACAG ATCTCGGAGGGGTTGTCCTTTCTCCACAGCGGAGTGAAAATGGTTCATGGAAATCTGTGTCCAGAGAACATCATCCTCAACAAGAGCGGCGCGTGGAAGATAATGGGTTTTGACTTCAGCATCTCCTCTAACAACCCTTCAGATTCTGAG CCCAAGTACACATGTAAAGAGTGGGAGCCCAACCTTCCTCCACTCTGCCTCCCCAACCCAGAGTACCTGGCCCCTGAGTATATACTGTCAGTTAGCTGTGACTCTGCCTCTGACATGTACTCTCTGGGCGTTGTCATGCATGCTGTCTTCAATGAGGGGAAGCCTGTTTTCCAAGTCAACAAGCATGACATTTTTAAGAGTTTCAGCAGGCAGCTGGACCAG CTGAGCAGCATGAGTCCAGCGCTGCTGAGCAAGATCCCAGAGGAGGTGCGGGAGCACGTCAAAATGCTGCTCAGCGTCACACCTAATGTCCGGCCTGATGCCGACCAGATGACTAAG ATTCCTTTTTTTGATGATGTTGGTGCAGTCACTCTGCAGTACTTTGATTCCCTCTTCCAGAGGGACAACCTACAGAAGTCCCAGTTCTACAAAGGCCTCCCTAAAGTCCTGCCTAAACTACCAAAG AGAGTGGTCGTATATCGCATCTTGCCAGCGTTGACCTCTGAATTCGTCAACCCGGACATGGTTCCCTTTGTGCTCCCCAATGTGCTACTGATTGCTGAAGAGTGCACCAAGGAGGAGTACGTTCGCCTCATCTTGCCTGACCTCACGCCTGTTTTCAAGCAGCAAGAGCCCATTCAG GCTAGCAATATG ATCCTGCTGATATTCTTGCAAAAGATGGACCTGCTGCTGACTAAAACGCCACCGGATGATATAAAAAACAGTGTCCTGCCCATGGTCTACAGAGCTCTGGAAGCTCCTTCAGTACAGATCCAG GAGCTGTGCCTCAACATCATCCCAACATTTGCAAACCTGATAGACTACCCATCTATGAAGAATTCTCTTATCCCTCGGATCAAATCAGCCTGCCTACAGACTTCCTCACTTGCT gtGCGAGTGAACTCTCTGGTGTGCCTGGGGAAGATTTTGGAATATCTAGACAAGTGGTTTGTCATTGATGAGATCCTGCCCTTCCTGCAACAGATCCCCTCTAGAGAACCAGCAGTACTCATGGGCATTTTAG GGATCTATAAATGTACATTCAGCCACAAGAAGCTTGGTATCCCCAAAGAGCATCTTGCTACCAAGAGTTTGCCCCATCTCGTCTCCCTTAGTATAGACAACAACCTCAATCTGAACCAG tttaACTCTTTCATGGTGGTTATCCGTGAAATGCTGAGCCGCATGGAGACTGAACACAAGACCAAGCTGGAGCAGCTGCACATCATGCAAGAGCAGCAGAG GAGCATGACCATATCAAATCCAGTCAACCAAGCAGAGGAGAGCAAGAGCCCACCTAGTTCTGGCAACCAG atTGATGATATCTTTGGTGGCACAGGGGTTAATGGGAAAGAGAAtggctctgcagcagcagcagcaatctcACAGCCTAACAGA GTATCTCTCACGCTAGAAGAGAAGCAACGATTGGCTAAGGAGCAAGAACAGGCAGCCAAACTGAGGAACCAGCAGCCGTTAGCGCCACAGGCGATCAAACCAGCCACTGCCACTTCTAATTCACAG ACTAAGGATCTGACCAGCAGCCTACTCAACAATATGACATCTCTAAACAGCCTGTCCTTGGCAAACACAGTACGACCACCCCCAGTGCAAGGATCCACTGTGTCTGCATTCCCCTCCTCTGGTCCAGTGGTCAGCTCCATGGGAGCCCCAGTCTCAAATGGCTTCAACTCAACAATGGGCTTCCAGACAGGAGGCATGGCCATGGGCATGCGACCCGCAGGTCCCAGCCTCTATGGTGGAATggccaccaccaccagcacccCAAATTTTGGATCCCTCACACAGAATCAAGGAACAAGTGGACAGACAAATAAACCTACCGATATGTCAGCCTTGGACAGTCTTTTTACACCCAACAAGCCCAAAGTCACCCTAAACCAGATGGGTCCCAAGGCTCCACCTGGAACCAGCAGTCCTTGGCTCAGTCAGTTTAATTCAGCTCAAAACGCTCAGACTCAGATGCAGGGTGTGTCAGTTGGTATGGGCGGGGTGCCCGGTGGGTTTGGGATGCAAGCAAACCCTTTTTTCAGCCCGCAGAACTTTTCtcaacctgctgctgctgctgcctctagCATGAACCCAAGTGGGATAAAACATAGTGCGTCTGTCAACAATGATCTAAAAGATTTATTTGGCTAA